One genomic window of Leptospira paudalimensis includes the following:
- a CDS encoding TolC family protein: MKHLIRYLLILFLGFMTSAVFSKEKAVYELHSKDELFYLGEDSRAQDSKEKWNLDELENFAVTSNPLYLREKQNIGMARGDVITASLYYNPIVNMQQQFMGASSKAATGLPETSIIYNQPFDMSGVIPQREKVAKQEFLATIASFRDFDRLFRLRLRQNFWTYLYVTEQINYQKEFLENYQDLLDLTKLRAEKGDISFLEYDRLALERVQIEREYRNARILRAQVVKNLRVLIGISDINSPLNIKGRLEFISTKEFGIDLNDFDIEERPDLVALKIRQQRERMNIELKKREIIPPLTLGVEFLNKGNENVAGVYAATPLPLFDRKQGEILKSEESYKKLGFDVDAKRNEILSEISAAIKELQARESQLLDYQKMGLLEKNKEVQEKSRLAYIRGASNLVTFLEAEKNYLSVLRSYYEIIYLYYNALEGYKASIGKMDNSEF, from the coding sequence ATGAAGCATTTAATTAGATATCTACTCATTTTATTTTTGGGATTCATGACAAGTGCAGTTTTTTCAAAAGAAAAAGCTGTATATGAATTACATTCAAAGGATGAGTTATTTTATTTGGGAGAAGATTCAAGGGCTCAGGATTCCAAAGAAAAATGGAATTTGGACGAATTGGAAAATTTTGCTGTAACCAGTAATCCTCTGTATTTGCGAGAAAAACAAAATATCGGTATGGCTCGTGGTGATGTAATCACTGCAAGTTTGTATTACAATCCCATTGTGAATATGCAACAGCAGTTTATGGGTGCCTCTTCCAAAGCAGCAACAGGTCTTCCTGAAACATCAATCATTTACAACCAACCATTCGATATGAGTGGTGTGATCCCTCAACGTGAAAAGGTAGCCAAACAAGAGTTTTTGGCAACGATTGCTAGTTTTCGGGATTTTGATCGTTTATTTCGGTTACGTCTACGACAAAATTTTTGGACCTATTTATATGTTACAGAACAGATTAATTACCAAAAAGAATTTTTAGAAAATTACCAAGACCTTCTCGACTTAACGAAGTTACGTGCTGAGAAAGGGGATATTTCGTTTTTAGAATATGATCGTTTGGCATTGGAACGGGTACAAATCGAAAGAGAATATCGAAATGCAAGGATTCTTAGGGCTCAGGTTGTTAAAAACTTGCGAGTGTTAATCGGAATTTCTGATATCAATTCACCTCTCAATATTAAGGGAAGATTGGAATTTATCTCTACAAAGGAGTTTGGAATTGACCTCAATGATTTTGACATTGAGGAGAGACCAGACCTAGTTGCTTTAAAAATCAGACAACAACGGGAACGGATGAACATTGAACTCAAAAAAAGAGAAATCATCCCTCCACTGACCCTTGGGGTAGAGTTTTTAAATAAGGGAAATGAAAACGTTGCAGGTGTTTATGCGGCCACTCCACTTCCACTGTTTGATCGGAAACAAGGTGAGATTTTAAAATCCGAAGAATCTTATAAAAAATTAGGATTTGATGTAGATGCGAAACGAAATGAGATTTTATCTGAAATTTCTGCTGCCATCAAAGAATTACAAGCAAGAGAATCACAGTTACTAGATTACCAGAAGATGGGACTCTTAGAAAAAAACAAAGAAGTGCAAGAAAAATCGAGGCTTGCATACATTCGTGGTGCTTCCAATTTAGTTACGTTTTTGGAAGCCGAAAAAAACTATCTTAGTGTGCTTAGAAGTTATTATGAAATCATTTATCTTTATTACAACGCTTTGGAAGGATATAAAGCATCCATAGGAAAAATGGATAACTCGGAGTTTTAA
- a CDS encoding bactofilin family protein has product MKDESIDTIISDDITFRGTLSFNQTLKIKGQFKGTISSHGKLIIDETGDVEADVEVGSLVVLGNLKGNVDAKEKVELKKNGKVVGDIKTPGLEVEFGSKIIGNCIM; this is encoded by the coding sequence ATGAAAGACGAATCGATAGACACAATTATAAGCGACGACATCACGTTTCGCGGAACCCTTTCCTTCAACCAAACTTTAAAAATCAAAGGGCAATTCAAAGGAACCATTAGTTCCCATGGCAAACTCATCATCGATGAAACAGGTGATGTGGAAGCAGATGTGGAAGTTGGAAGTTTAGTCGTTCTTGGCAATCTGAAAGGAAATGTCGATGCGAAAGAAAAAGTGGAATTAAAGAAGAATGGAAAGGTTGTAGGTGATATCAAAACACCAGGACTTGAAGTGGAATTTGGTTCCAAAATTATTGGCAATTGCATCATGTAA
- a CDS encoding inorganic pyrophosphatase — protein MKPNYYVAHPWHGLELGPKAPDELDVFIELTPQDTVKYEIDKASGFIRVDRPQKYSNRSPTLYGFIPRTFSGEASGKHCSDVVGRPDIVGDGDPIDICVLSVNPITHGNMILTVIPIGGLRMIDKGEADDKIVAVLKGDEVFGQIKEISEVPKALINKLHHYFLTYKLDPNSPSTGTVEITEVYDRAEAIKVIQFGIEDYIKKFVTV, from the coding sequence ATGAAACCAAATTATTACGTAGCACACCCTTGGCATGGATTGGAGTTAGGACCAAAAGCTCCTGATGAATTAGATGTTTTCATTGAACTAACTCCGCAAGACACAGTGAAATATGAAATTGATAAGGCTTCTGGTTTTATACGTGTGGACCGACCACAAAAGTATAGTAACCGTTCTCCTACTTTATATGGATTTATACCTCGCACTTTTTCTGGTGAAGCTTCGGGCAAACATTGTTCGGATGTAGTGGGAAGACCTGATATTGTGGGTGATGGCGATCCAATTGATATTTGTGTACTGAGCGTGAATCCAATCACCCATGGTAATATGATCCTGACTGTGATTCCGATTGGTGGGTTACGTATGATTGATAAAGGAGAAGCGGATGACAAAATTGTCGCTGTACTCAAAGGAGATGAAGTGTTTGGTCAAATCAAAGAGATTTCAGAAGTTCCAAAAGCACTCATCAACAAACTCCATCATTATTTTCTCACTTACAAATTAGATCCGAACTCTCCTTCCACGGGAACAGTCGAAATAACAGAAGTCTATGATCGTGCGGAAGCGATCAAAGTCATTCAATTTGGTATAGAGGATTATATCAAAAAATTTGTAACTGTATGA
- a CDS encoding cupin domain-containing protein, translated as MATIVRKQDTIQDKDQVKAFLTQKGLVYESYKTPESLDLILGQKGLSDAEKEEVLSGLEYRFDQLKKEHGYKANDLVVLHDEVPGINDMLAKFDKLHIHTDEEVRYIIDGSGIFGFIIDGERFEVHVGKGDFISIPANTNHWFTLDKNLRIKAVRYFKDNTGWTPVYVDESKVLINA; from the coding sequence ATGGCAACGATTGTTAGAAAACAAGACACGATCCAGGACAAAGACCAAGTAAAGGCATTTTTGACCCAAAAAGGTCTAGTGTATGAGTCTTATAAAACTCCTGAATCTTTGGATCTTATCCTTGGCCAAAAAGGTTTATCCGATGCGGAAAAAGAAGAAGTACTTTCTGGTTTGGAATACCGTTTTGACCAATTGAAAAAAGAGCATGGATATAAGGCAAATGACCTTGTGGTCCTTCATGATGAAGTCCCTGGGATCAATGATATGCTCGCGAAGTTTGATAAACTCCATATCCACACAGATGAGGAAGTTCGATATATCATTGATGGAAGTGGAATTTTTGGATTCATCATCGATGGAGAACGATTTGAAGTGCATGTAGGAAAAGGTGATTTTATCTCCATCCCAGCCAATACAAACCATTGGTTCACTTTGGACAAAAATTTACGAATCAAAGCAGTTCGTTATTTTAAAGATAATACTGGATGGACCCCTGTGTATGTAGATGAGTCAAAAGTTCTCATCAATGCATAA
- a CDS encoding efflux RND transporter periplasmic adaptor subunit has protein sequence MQNELNLKKIRNISILVLLGSVLYFGYTKFFGTGKKTEALTEDKSKFIISNEIQKNHPFSVVYLQERALEEELQLPGTVSYDMNNVAKVGSRVNGRIVQVFVKEGEYVKKSTALASIQSVDLGTTEAAYLKARARLEALKVQADRAKDLYERKVTSAKEYEMSLMDYKSVKAEMETSRNALENLGLNETEIANLEAGKYNSKNLYIRTPISGTVTEREAIIGQAVNARDNLFTVADLSVLWINLEVYEKDLASIRVGNEAKVIPIGSKDESLKAVVSHVGDVIDPVKKTAEIRLEVRNSKGRLRPGQSVTATVVGAMVTSSVNKAKVIPSNCIHKIEGENFIFVRNPDGSFSAKKIGIGKTYDNWVEVTDGVGSGEAIVEEGSFVLKSEYLKL, from the coding sequence ATGCAAAATGAATTGAATTTAAAAAAAATTAGAAATATTAGTATTCTCGTATTACTTGGAAGTGTTTTGTATTTTGGTTATACAAAGTTCTTTGGAACCGGGAAAAAAACAGAGGCTCTCACCGAAGATAAATCCAAATTTATTATCTCTAATGAAATCCAAAAAAATCATCCATTTTCAGTGGTATATTTACAAGAAAGAGCTTTAGAAGAAGAACTACAACTCCCTGGAACTGTTTCGTATGACATGAATAATGTGGCAAAAGTAGGTTCCCGTGTAAATGGTAGAATCGTACAAGTCTTCGTGAAAGAAGGTGAATACGTAAAAAAAAGTACAGCACTTGCCTCCATCCAATCTGTTGACTTGGGCACAACGGAAGCTGCTTATTTAAAAGCTCGCGCTAGACTCGAAGCCTTAAAGGTACAAGCTGATCGTGCAAAAGATTTGTATGAACGAAAAGTAACTTCAGCCAAAGAATATGAAATGTCTCTGATGGATTATAAATCCGTAAAAGCAGAGATGGAAACATCAAGGAATGCATTAGAAAATTTAGGTCTCAATGAAACTGAAATCGCAAATTTAGAAGCAGGTAAATACAATTCGAAAAATTTATACATACGAACTCCCATTTCAGGCACAGTCACAGAAAGAGAAGCGATCATTGGACAAGCAGTCAACGCACGTGATAACTTATTCACTGTTGCCGATTTATCAGTGTTATGGATTAATTTAGAAGTGTATGAAAAAGATTTAGCTTCGATTCGTGTTGGAAACGAAGCAAAAGTGATTCCCATCGGATCTAAAGATGAATCATTAAAAGCCGTTGTATCGCATGTGGGTGATGTGATTGATCCTGTGAAAAAAACAGCAGAGATACGATTGGAAGTTCGCAACTCAAAAGGTAGATTACGCCCTGGTCAAAGTGTTACTGCAACTGTTGTTGGTGCAATGGTAACATCATCGGTTAACAAGGCGAAAGTGATTCCATCAAATTGTATTCATAAAATCGAAGGGGAAAACTTTATTTTTGTCAGAAATCCAGATGGTTCTTTCTCTGCGAAAAAAATTGGTATCGGGAAAACCTATGATAATTGGGTTGAAGTGACTGATGGAGTTGGATCGGGAGAAGCCATTGTGGAAGAGGGAAGTTTTGTCTTAAAAAGTGAATATTTGAAACTCTAA
- a CDS encoding efflux RND transporter permease subunit — protein MLEKIIQFSIHKRATVLVITAVLTLVGFYNALNLSIDAIPDVTNVQVSAVTSVPGLSPLEVEQFITYPIELEFNGMPKVTEIRSISRTGVSSVTVIFEDGTDIYFARQLVNERLKQAENFIPKSYGRPELSPIATGLGDIYEFALVSESHTPEELRTVMEWEVARQLRSVKGIIDVNVVGGDAKQFQIKIDPKRLLSHNLTLSHITEALEGANVNLGGGYIQKGEEQFVIRGESQFKSIDDIARLSVRTSKDGIPLTLGQIARVETGPALRFGLSTMNGKREVVGGTAMMLLGSNSLQVVGRVKEKMKEIESRLPQGMKIQVYYDRSEFIGRTLSTVFTNLVEAAIIVLVCLILTLGTVKGAFAVALAIPVSMMVATILMNAFGIVGNLMSLGALDFGLLVDGSIVMLESTLHGFLIRKSFLLSKTSAQDMEDGMEDVIMESCIKVVRASAFSVGIILLVYLPLMTLEGVEGRMFRPMAITVAFALGAALLYSITTFPALMSYIYKKPILHESAFWLKFQNKYSEILTYGMKFKRQFTYAGIGVVVISFMLASTLGSEFLPRIDEGEIAVDIKRLPSTAINHSRDLNLEMEKVILKFPEAVSVVSRQGRGESAAEPIGSEEGEMMVKLKPRKEWVTAKDREELMEKMKNSINQNVPSSYISLSQPIENRVNALLSGSKADIVIKIYGDDLKTLKFIADNYASKIKKIQGAADLRVQKLLGLPLLEIKMNRGNMARYGVRAEEVLTTIETLRVGFNAGKVYEGYKRFDLIVRLDADVTDIGVIENVPVMTELGGTVPLGQVTDIQMTEGPAALYHEGLKRRILVEVNVRGRDMIGFVNDVQSATESIESSLPQGYYVDWGGQFENFTRAKNRLAIVIPIAGAIIFGMLFIAFGSVYYALGVFILVPLSLSGGILSLVMRGLPFSIPAGVGFIAAAGISVLNGVVYASALKDQLKITRDPSIAVVEAAVYTLRAVATTELVAIIGFLPMAIASSAGAEVQRPLATVVMGGVLVATILSRFLLPIAFEFLVKLAQRQELRQMERERKMNDYFVEEMKKYKASDSFHSADHSHGSHSEKEVQEDEEETKRSKQNQKSKRKRT, from the coding sequence ATGTTAGAAAAAATCATTCAGTTTTCCATCCACAAAAGAGCAACGGTTCTTGTGATCACCGCTGTTCTCACTCTTGTGGGTTTTTACAATGCACTCAATTTATCCATTGATGCGATTCCGGATGTGACAAACGTCCAAGTCTCAGCAGTCACTTCTGTTCCAGGTTTATCTCCCCTTGAGGTAGAACAATTCATTACATATCCCATTGAACTTGAGTTTAACGGGATGCCAAAGGTCACAGAAATTCGATCCATTTCAAGAACCGGTGTGAGTTCGGTGACTGTTATCTTTGAGGACGGAACCGACATCTATTTTGCAAGGCAACTTGTGAATGAACGTTTGAAACAAGCTGAGAATTTTATTCCGAAATCATACGGTCGACCTGAACTTTCTCCTATCGCTACGGGCCTTGGTGATATTTATGAATTTGCCTTAGTCTCAGAAAGTCATACTCCAGAAGAATTAAGAACTGTGATGGAATGGGAAGTGGCAAGACAACTACGTTCTGTTAAAGGGATCATTGATGTAAACGTTGTCGGGGGAGATGCCAAACAATTCCAAATCAAAATCGACCCCAAACGACTGTTATCTCATAATCTAACCCTCTCCCATATTACAGAAGCTTTGGAAGGAGCCAATGTAAACTTGGGAGGAGGATACATTCAAAAAGGTGAGGAACAATTTGTCATTCGAGGAGAAAGCCAATTTAAATCCATCGATGATATAGCTCGATTATCGGTTCGAACTTCAAAAGATGGGATCCCACTCACACTCGGTCAAATTGCGCGAGTGGAAACAGGACCTGCTCTAAGGTTTGGTTTGAGTACCATGAATGGCAAACGAGAAGTGGTAGGTGGAACTGCAATGATGTTACTTGGCAGTAACTCATTACAAGTAGTTGGCCGAGTGAAAGAGAAGATGAAGGAAATTGAATCAAGACTCCCACAAGGGATGAAGATCCAAGTGTATTATGATAGGTCTGAATTCATTGGCCGAACTCTCTCTACAGTGTTTACCAATTTGGTAGAAGCTGCCATCATCGTTTTAGTTTGTTTGATCCTTACACTGGGCACCGTCAAAGGTGCGTTTGCTGTCGCCTTAGCGATTCCTGTCTCGATGATGGTTGCCACCATTTTGATGAATGCATTTGGGATTGTGGGAAACTTGATGTCCCTCGGAGCTCTTGACTTTGGACTCCTTGTGGATGGATCGATTGTGATGTTAGAATCCACTCTCCATGGATTTCTGATTCGAAAAAGTTTCCTTCTCTCCAAAACTTCTGCCCAAGACATGGAAGATGGAATGGAAGATGTCATCATGGAATCCTGTATCAAGGTGGTAAGGGCTTCTGCATTTAGTGTGGGTATTATTTTACTCGTGTATTTACCACTCATGACGCTGGAAGGTGTGGAAGGTCGGATGTTTCGTCCGATGGCGATCACCGTAGCATTTGCGTTAGGTGCAGCTCTCCTTTATTCAATCACTACATTCCCAGCACTCATGTCTTATATTTATAAAAAACCAATTTTACATGAGTCTGCCTTTTGGTTAAAATTCCAAAATAAATATTCTGAAATTTTGACCTATGGAATGAAATTCAAACGCCAATTTACCTATGCAGGGATAGGAGTTGTTGTTATCTCCTTTATGCTCGCATCTACCTTGGGATCAGAATTTTTACCAAGGATTGATGAGGGTGAAATTGCAGTCGATATCAAACGACTCCCATCCACAGCAATCAACCATTCCAGAGATCTGAATTTGGAAATGGAGAAAGTGATCTTAAAGTTTCCAGAAGCAGTCAGTGTTGTCTCGAGACAAGGTCGTGGTGAATCTGCAGCAGAACCTATAGGTTCGGAAGAAGGTGAGATGATGGTGAAGTTAAAACCTAGAAAGGAATGGGTCACCGCCAAAGACAGAGAAGAGCTGATGGAGAAAATGAAAAACTCGATCAATCAAAATGTTCCTTCATCTTACATCAGTTTGTCGCAACCGATTGAAAACCGAGTGAATGCCTTGTTGTCTGGATCAAAAGCTGATATTGTGATTAAAATCTACGGAGATGATTTAAAAACGTTAAAATTTATCGCAGATAATTATGCATCCAAAATCAAAAAGATACAAGGTGCGGCAGACTTACGAGTTCAAAAATTACTAGGTCTACCTCTGCTCGAGATCAAAATGAATCGTGGGAATATGGCTCGTTATGGAGTCAGGGCAGAGGAAGTTCTTACAACGATCGAAACCTTACGTGTTGGATTTAATGCAGGTAAGGTTTATGAAGGATACAAACGATTTGATTTGATTGTTCGACTTGATGCCGATGTAACCGACATTGGAGTGATTGAAAATGTACCCGTCATGACTGAGCTCGGTGGAACGGTTCCTTTGGGTCAGGTCACTGATATCCAAATGACGGAAGGTCCTGCCGCCCTATACCACGAGGGACTCAAACGAAGGATCCTTGTAGAGGTGAATGTTCGCGGGCGTGATATGATTGGTTTTGTGAATGATGTACAGTCTGCTACCGAGTCGATCGAATCAAGTTTGCCACAAGGTTATTATGTGGATTGGGGTGGACAATTTGAGAATTTTACTCGCGCTAAAAACAGGTTAGCGATTGTAATTCCGATTGCAGGTGCCATCATTTTTGGAATGTTATTCATTGCTTTTGGCAGTGTTTATTATGCCTTAGGAGTATTTATCCTCGTTCCCTTATCATTGTCAGGTGGGATTTTATCTCTTGTGATGAGAGGACTTCCATTCTCGATCCCAGCAGGTGTTGGGTTTATCGCAGCAGCAGGTATATCGGTGTTAAACGGAGTTGTGTATGCATCTGCCTTAAAAGACCAATTAAAAATCACAAGAGATCCATCAATCGCAGTGGTTGAAGCTGCTGTTTATACTCTTAGGGCTGTTGCCACAACAGAACTAGTCGCCATTATTGGATTTTTACCAATGGCCATTGCTTCCAGTGCGGGAGCAGAAGTACAAAGACCTCTCGCCACAGTGGTGATGGGTGGGGTACTTGTTGCGACTATTTTATCCAGATTTTTATTACCAATTGCATTTGAGTTTTTAGTCAAACTAGCACAAAGACAAGAACTTAGACAAATGGAACGAGAAAGAAAGATGAACGATTACTTTGTAGAAGAAATGAAAAAATACAAAGCATCCGATTCATTCCATTCCGCTGATCATTCCCATGGATCTCACTCAGAAAAGGAAGTCCAAGAGGATGAAGAAGAAACAAAACGATCAAAACAAAATCAAAAATCAAAACGAAAGAGGACATAG
- the recJ gene encoding single-stranded-DNA-specific exonuclease RecJ has translation MHHVTKVHFGPTLSEVRTKVDSKRPILRYLVDRREGFQNIHPKELLHSDFSCFHSPFSLPDIGEAVSLLLTAAKSNRKILLYGDRDSDGVSSTCLLAFFLKSHPEFQSANLEVMVSSESDPYGLCKEAVSKIKKAKPDLLVTLDFGSSQADEIDELTSLGIQVIVLDHHEVPVRIPKNCALINPRRTDSEYPEKKICTAALSFKLVTAILFHESSEWNQLYSKTIQAEDGTKEVHYFQNGIKLASEITSTINVSNTTVNPYPEDFSTNIPLDDERKLFFYQCQKIPQFFEQLEEETDLAGIGTITDMMPLVGENRHFVKLALDSLTKLYIGDKKRKGLKELLKELKLNPSGITTKDLGWSIGPVVNAAGRMGKTEEAVSLLLSESESDAKVRAKLLLSINEERKERTKRNMDRVERYFARKPERTGKEVVYCYEPDMEPGVSGIVATRMVDTYKKPAIFIAPDNGDARGSIRSYGPENVLQLLESLSHHFLHFGGHPEAGGFSITIDQLPKFESELYDKAKIWLNEDSASTKVHQIETDFTVLPEEMGDKLLKEWKDLEPFGQGNPDIKLGIKNAKAMHLTPLSGGKHVRFHIVGSGSLKFMIWNKGEEFQNFMSKHGSFDLVGSLEENFYQGRKTLQFIVEWFGISEFDGSN, from the coding sequence TTGCATCATGTAACAAAGGTTCACTTCGGACCAACATTATCCGAAGTTCGAACCAAAGTTGATTCGAAAAGACCCATCCTTCGGTATTTAGTTGATCGAAGGGAGGGTTTCCAAAACATACACCCGAAAGAACTACTTCATTCTGATTTTTCCTGTTTCCATTCTCCCTTTTCCCTTCCCGACATTGGTGAGGCGGTTTCCTTACTCTTAACTGCTGCAAAATCAAATCGAAAAATCTTACTCTATGGAGATAGAGATTCGGATGGAGTTAGTTCGACTTGTTTACTTGCATTTTTTTTAAAATCACATCCAGAATTCCAATCAGCCAATTTAGAAGTGATGGTTTCTTCTGAAAGTGATCCATACGGACTCTGCAAAGAAGCAGTTTCTAAAATCAAAAAAGCAAAACCCGATTTACTTGTCACACTTGACTTTGGGTCAAGCCAAGCAGACGAAATTGATGAATTAACATCTCTTGGAATCCAAGTGATTGTCCTCGACCACCACGAGGTTCCCGTTCGGATACCTAAAAACTGTGCTCTCATTAACCCAAGACGCACTGACTCAGAATACCCCGAAAAAAAAATCTGCACAGCAGCCTTATCCTTTAAATTGGTAACTGCAATTTTATTCCATGAAAGTTCTGAATGGAACCAGTTGTATTCCAAAACCATTCAAGCGGAAGATGGTACTAAAGAAGTTCACTATTTTCAAAATGGAATCAAACTAGCATCCGAAATCACAAGTACGATAAACGTTTCTAATACAACTGTCAATCCATACCCAGAAGATTTTTCCACCAATATTCCGTTAGATGACGAGAGAAAATTATTCTTTTACCAATGCCAAAAAATCCCTCAATTTTTTGAACAATTGGAAGAAGAAACAGACCTTGCAGGCATAGGAACCATCACCGATATGATGCCACTTGTGGGAGAAAACCGTCATTTTGTAAAACTTGCATTGGATTCGCTCACAAAACTTTATATAGGCGACAAAAAAAGAAAAGGCCTTAAAGAACTATTAAAAGAACTCAAACTCAATCCGAGTGGAATCACAACCAAAGATTTAGGATGGTCCATTGGCCCTGTTGTGAATGCAGCTGGTAGGATGGGAAAAACAGAAGAGGCAGTTTCTCTCCTTTTATCTGAATCGGAATCTGACGCGAAAGTACGAGCCAAACTCCTCCTATCGATCAATGAAGAACGTAAAGAACGTACAAAACGAAATATGGACCGAGTGGAACGTTATTTTGCACGAAAACCCGAACGAACGGGGAAAGAGGTGGTGTATTGTTACGAACCTGATATGGAACCAGGTGTCAGTGGAATTGTTGCCACACGAATGGTAGATACTTATAAAAAACCTGCTATTTTTATTGCACCTGACAATGGTGATGCGAGAGGTAGTATCCGTTCTTACGGTCCAGAAAATGTACTCCAACTCTTAGAGTCACTATCTCATCATTTTTTGCATTTTGGTGGTCACCCTGAAGCCGGTGGTTTTTCCATCACAATTGATCAACTCCCTAAATTTGAATCCGAATTGTATGACAAAGCAAAAATTTGGTTAAATGAAGATAGTGCCAGCACCAAAGTTCATCAAATTGAAACCGACTTTACGGTATTACCCGAAGAAATGGGTGATAAACTTTTAAAGGAATGGAAAGACCTAGAACCATTTGGCCAAGGGAATCCTGACATCAAATTAGGAATCAAAAATGCTAAAGCCATGCATCTAACTCCTCTGAGTGGAGGAAAACATGTTAGGTTCCATATTGTAGGGAGTGGTTCTTTAAAGTTTATGATTTGGAACAAAGGGGAAGAATTCCAAAACTTTATGTCGAAACATGGTAGTTTTGATCTGGTAGGAAGTTTGGAAGAAAACTTTTACCAAGGAAGGAAAACCTTACAGTTCATAGTGGAATGGTTTGGTATTTCTGAATTCGATGGATCAAACTAA
- the lexA gene encoding transcriptional repressor LexA has translation MKDLTEKQESVLQYISDTVREKGFPPTIREIGDQFGITAKGAYDHLKAIEKKGYIRTSKNQSRAIELLKGNADEALLVRASGIPLLGQVAAGNPILAEENIEEYIAVPDDLATKPGTFALKVKGDSMVEAGISDGDIAIIQKKDTARNGEIVVAMIDNEATLKVFYKEPDMIRLEPRNAKLKPIRTKKATIIGKLIGLYRIY, from the coding sequence ATGAAAGACCTCACGGAAAAACAAGAATCTGTTTTACAATACATCTCGGACACGGTCCGAGAAAAGGGATTTCCCCCTACCATCCGTGAGATTGGTGACCAATTTGGAATCACTGCAAAAGGTGCATACGACCACCTAAAGGCAATTGAAAAAAAAGGTTATATCCGCACTTCTAAAAACCAAAGCCGTGCCATCGAACTTCTGAAAGGAAATGCCGACGAAGCTCTCCTGGTTCGTGCTTCTGGGATCCCACTCCTTGGCCAAGTGGCAGCAGGGAATCCCATCCTTGCAGAAGAAAACATTGAAGAATACATTGCTGTCCCAGATGATTTGGCAACAAAACCAGGGACCTTTGCCTTAAAGGTGAAAGGTGATTCCATGGTGGAAGCGGGGATCAGTGACGGGGACATTGCCATCATCCAGAAAAAGGATACAGCAAGGAATGGCGAAATTGTTGTGGCAATGATCGATAATGAAGCCACTCTCAAGGTTTTTTACAAAGAACCAGACATGATCCGTCTGGAACCTCGGAATGCAAAACTCAAACCCATTCGCACAAAGAAAGCAACGATAATTGGAAAACTCATAGGCCTCTATCGTATTTACTGA